Proteins encoded in a region of the Magnetospirillum sp. genome:
- a CDS encoding TerC family protein, with amino-acid sequence MLEDFLASFTPDAFVALGTVIMIDLVLAGDNAVVIGMAAAGLPAEQRNKVLLIGIAAATVLRIAFASVTTQLLGIVGLLFAGGVLLLWVSWKLWREIREQGRHDAEEGERVLEGQEPDAGTPRKTLRQAVIQIIVADVSMSLDNVLAVAGASRDHPYVLIIGLAVSVVLMGVAAVAIANLLQKHKWIAYVGFALILYVALQMMWDGGHEIYRTIGVPA; translated from the coding sequence ATGCTGGAAGATTTTCTTGCCTCGTTTACGCCGGATGCCTTCGTGGCTTTGGGCACGGTCATCATGATCGACCTGGTGCTCGCAGGCGACAATGCGGTCGTGATCGGCATGGCGGCTGCGGGCCTTCCGGCCGAGCAGCGCAACAAGGTACTGCTGATCGGCATCGCGGCCGCAACGGTGCTGCGCATTGCGTTTGCGAGCGTCACCACGCAGCTTTTGGGCATCGTCGGGCTGCTTTTTGCGGGCGGCGTGCTGCTGCTGTGGGTATCGTGGAAACTGTGGCGCGAAATCCGCGAGCAGGGCCGCCACGACGCCGAAGAAGGCGAGCGCGTGCTCGAAGGCCAGGAACCCGATGCCGGCACGCCGCGCAAGACGCTGCGCCAGGCCGTGATCCAGATCATCGTCGCCGACGTGTCGATGTCGCTCGACAACGTGCTGGCCGTGGCCGGTGCGTCGCGCGACCATCCTTACGTGCTGATTATCGGGCTCGCCGTGTCGGTGGTGCTGATGGGCGTCGCGGCCGTCGCGATCGCGAACCTGCTGCAGAAGCACAAATGGATCGCCTATGTCGGCTTCGCGCTGATCCTTTATGTCGCGTTGCAGATGATGTGGGACGGCGGGCACGAGATCTACAGAACGATCGGCGTTCCCGCTTAG
- a CDS encoding fumarylacetoacetate hydrolase family protein: protein MAKKLSAAQIAEAADQLLQSYSIGMTLPELPEACRPRNMAEAYAVQAKLVAELAIDPAGWKIGCTSAAARAILRADGPFAGRVLAPRCFAGGAAIPSQSYPMRGIEGEFAFALAKPLKPRKKPYSRAEVLAAVEDLYPVIEIIDSRYRDWGRVTLPEIVADLGANGALVIGAPAKNWRRRDLAAAAVTMRAGRRIVGRGTGADVLGHPLEALRWLVNNPPTPEGLQAGEIVSTGTCTGFYRAKEGEKLTADFGPFGTVEVRFV from the coding sequence ATGGCCAAGAAACTGTCGGCAGCGCAGATCGCGGAAGCAGCGGATCAACTGCTGCAATCCTATTCGATCGGCATGACCTTGCCCGAACTGCCCGAGGCCTGCCGCCCGCGCAACATGGCAGAGGCCTATGCGGTGCAGGCCAAACTCGTGGCCGAACTCGCCATCGATCCGGCGGGTTGGAAGATCGGCTGCACGAGTGCGGCTGCGCGCGCCATCCTGCGCGCCGACGGGCCGTTTGCGGGCCGTGTGCTCGCCCCGCGCTGTTTTGCGGGCGGCGCTGCCATCCCGAGCCAGAGCTATCCGATGCGCGGCATCGAGGGCGAGTTTGCGTTTGCCCTCGCCAAGCCCCTCAAGCCGCGCAAGAAGCCCTATAGCCGCGCCGAAGTGCTGGCCGCCGTCGAAGATCTTTATCCGGTCATCGAAATCATCGACAGCCGCTATAGAGATTGGGGCCGCGTGACCTTGCCCGAGATTGTCGCCGATCTCGGCGCCAACGGGGCCCTCGTGATCGGGGCACCCGCCAAAAACTGGCGGCGGCGCGATTTGGCGGCCGCCGCGGTCACGATGCGCGCGGGCCGGCGCATCGTCGGACGCGGGACGGGGGCCGACGTGCTCGGCCATCCGCTCGAAGCGTTGCGGTGGCTCGTCAACAATCCGCCCACGCCCGAGGGCTTGCAGGCCGGCGAGATCGTCTCGACCGGAACCTGCACGGGTTTCTATCGCGCCAAAGAAGGCGAAAAGCTCACGGCCGATTTCGGGCCGTTCGGCACGGTCGAGGTTCGCTTCGTCTAA
- a CDS encoding TRAP transporter large permease subunit encodes MSDPALGLLMLVLIVVVIMMGFPTAFTLMGLGILFGFIAYFKSGQAWTDNLVFDLMVQRTYGAMTNDVLISIPLFVLMGYVMERGALVDRMFYSVQLAFRNVPAALAVATLIVCTFWGIASGLVGAVVVLMGVIAFNPMLRAGYDVKLASGVITAGGTLGILIPPSVMIIVYAAVAGQSVVKLYAAAMFPGFFLAFLYLVYIVGWALLNPRIAPPLPPEQRKVPVPTWLDRLSDAYSRNMPRMLVGALLAPAKAKTIDTGKGRVGAGLLLQYLGFALVPILLVGGTLALVWWYVMVHQQADALVDYSEVLEQLGDPIEEEVVERGPPEGFQMWFWIITAFMAFVMARYYLRMTAERLEVVRLLTTSIMPLGLLTAIVLVVILFGITTATESAAVGAAGAFLLALYAGTLDMKRTKEAVFLTAKTTAMVCWLFVGSAIFSGVFAILGGQALLESWVLALDLSPFQFMLLSQAIIFILGWPLEWTEIIVIFVPIFLPMLKHFGIDPILWGVLVFVNLQAAFLSPPVAMSAFYLKGVAPAHVTINQIFAGMMPYMLIVILCMVLMYIWPGLTLWLPEFLYGNN; translated from the coding sequence ATGAGCGATCCCGCACTCGGGCTGTTGATGCTCGTCCTCATCGTGGTCGTGATCATGATGGGGTTCCCCACCGCCTTCACCTTGATGGGTCTCGGCATTCTTTTCGGCTTCATCGCCTATTTCAAATCGGGCCAGGCGTGGACCGACAATCTCGTCTTCGACCTGATGGTCCAGCGCACCTACGGTGCGATGACCAACGACGTGCTGATCTCGATCCCGCTCTTCGTGCTGATGGGCTACGTGATGGAGCGCGGTGCCCTCGTCGACCGCATGTTCTATTCGGTGCAGCTCGCGTTTCGCAACGTGCCCGCCGCCCTTGCGGTCGCCACGCTCATCGTGTGCACCTTCTGGGGCATCGCGAGCGGCCTCGTGGGGGCGGTCGTCGTGCTGATGGGTGTCATCGCCTTCAATCCGATGCTGCGCGCAGGCTACGACGTGAAGCTCGCCTCGGGTGTGATCACCGCCGGCGGCACGCTCGGCATTCTCATTCCGCCCTCGGTTATGATCATCGTCTACGCGGCCGTGGCCGGCCAGTCGGTCGTGAAGCTCTATGCGGCCGCGATGTTCCCCGGCTTTTTCCTGGCCTTCCTCTATCTCGTCTACATCGTCGGTTGGGCGCTCCTCAATCCGAGGATCGCCCCGCCTCTGCCGCCCGAGCAGAGAAAAGTGCCGGTCCCGACTTGGCTCGATCGCTTAAGCGACGCCTATTCGCGCAACATGCCGCGCATGCTCGTCGGCGCTTTGTTGGCACCCGCCAAAGCCAAGACGATCGATACCGGCAAGGGCCGCGTCGGTGCGGGCCTGCTGTTGCAGTATCTGGGCTTCGCACTCGTGCCGATCCTGCTCGTCGGCGGCACGCTTGCCCTCGTCTGGTGGTACGTGATGGTCCACCAGCAGGCCGACGCGCTCGTCGACTATTCGGAAGTGCTCGAGCAGCTCGGCGATCCGATCGAAGAAGAAGTCGTCGAGCGTGGGCCGCCCGAAGGCTTCCAGATGTGGTTCTGGATTATCACGGCGTTTATGGCGTTCGTGATGGCGCGCTACTATCTGCGCATGACGGCCGAACGGCTCGAAGTCGTACGGCTGCTGACGACCTCGATCATGCCGCTGGGGCTGCTGACGGCGATCGTGCTGGTCGTGATCCTGTTCGGCATCACGACGGCGACCGAGTCGGCGGCCGTGGGGGCGGCGGGTGCGTTCCTGCTCGCCCTCTATGCCGGCACGCTCGACATGAAGCGCACGAAAGAAGCCGTGTTCCTCACGGCCAAGACCACCGCGATGGTGTGCTGGCTGTTCGTGGGCTCGGCGATCTTCTCGGGCGTGTTCGCCATTCTGGGCGGCCAAGCGCTGCTCGAAAGCTGGGTGCTCGCACTCGACCTTTCGCCGTTCCAGTTCATGCTGCTGTCCCAGGCGATTATCTTCATCCTGGGCTGGCCGCTCGAATGGACGGAAATCATCGTGATTTTCGTGCCGATCTTCTTGCCGATGCTCAAGCATTTCGGCATCGACCCGATCCTGTGGGGCGTTTTGGTGTTCGTCAATCTGCAGGCGGCCTTCCTGTCGCCGCCGGTTGCGATGTCGGCCTTCTATCTGAAGGGCGTTGCTCCTGCGCACGTGACGATCAACCAGATATTCGCGGGCATGATGCCCTATATGCTCATCGTCATCCTGTGCATGGTGCTCATGTATATCTGGCCGGGCCTCACCTTGTGGCTGCCGGAGTTTCTGTACGGGAACAACTGA
- a CDS encoding TRAP transporter small permease subunit: protein MTVQRFLFAIDGISTWVGKAAAWLIVGLMLLVCAEVFKRYILNAPTAWIFDATNMLYGTTFMLCGAYTLAQNAHVRGDFLYSSMRPRTQAMLDIVLYVVFFLPGIAALVYAGSSFAADSWRIGEHSSVTADGPPIYHFKTVIPVAGALVMLQGLAEIVRCVVCLKTGEWPARLKDVSETDVIAEQLEGSEHVDAESRSQVLAHVHDIDEAARQRGRGGES from the coding sequence ATGACGGTCCAACGGTTTCTTTTCGCGATCGACGGCATCAGCACCTGGGTCGGCAAGGCGGCAGCCTGGCTGATCGTGGGGCTCATGCTGCTCGTGTGCGCCGAAGTCTTTAAACGCTACATTCTGAACGCGCCGACGGCGTGGATCTTCGACGCCACCAACATGCTCTACGGCACCACCTTCATGCTGTGTGGCGCCTACACGCTGGCGCAGAACGCGCATGTGCGCGGCGATTTCCTCTACAGCTCGATGCGCCCGCGCACGCAAGCCATGCTCGACATCGTGCTCTATGTCGTGTTTTTCCTGCCCGGCATTGCCGCTCTCGTCTATGCGGGCTCGTCCTTCGCGGCCGACAGCTGGCGCATTGGCGAACATTCGAGCGTGACCGCCGACGGGCCGCCCATCTACCATTTCAAGACCGTGATCCCGGTTGCGGGTGCCCTCGTGATGCTGCAGGGCCTTGCCGAAATCGTGCGCTGCGTCGTGTGCCTCAAGACCGGCGAATGGCCCGCCCGCCTCAAGGACGTGTCGGAGACCGACGTTATCGCCGAACAGCTCGAAGGCAGCGAACATGTCGATGCGGAATCGCGCAGCCAGGTGCTGGCCCATGTCCACGATATCGACGAAGCCGCCCGCCAGCGCGGCCGCGGCGGGGAGTCCTGA
- a CDS encoding TRAP transporter substrate-binding protein — MTKTAKAAPDRRRFLTASLAAAAAASVAAPSVVKAQGPITMRWQSTWPARDIFHEYANDFAKKVNDMTGGDLRIEVLPAGAVVPAFGLLDAVSRGTLDGGHGVLVYHYGKQTALALWGSGPGFAMDANMLLSWHKYGGGKELLAKLYASIGANVVSFPYGPMPTQPLGWFKKPITKIEDLQGLKYRTVGISIDVFTALGVAVNALPGGEIVSAMDRGLLDAAEFNNASSDRVLGFADVSKICMLQSYHQNAEQFEIMFNKARYDALPEKMRAIIDNAVEAASSDMSWKAVDRYSTDYAELQTKDRVRFFRTPDAVLKRQLEVYDEVVAKKAAENPLFKEILESQIAFARRATKWEQDTVVGRRMAYDHYFGARGVHRRA; from the coding sequence ATGACCAAGACCGCCAAAGCCGCGCCCGATCGGCGCCGGTTCCTGACTGCCTCGCTCGCGGCCGCCGCTGCCGCCAGCGTCGCCGCCCCCAGCGTGGTGAAGGCGCAGGGCCCGATCACAATGCGCTGGCAGAGTACCTGGCCCGCACGCGACATCTTCCACGAATACGCCAACGACTTCGCCAAGAAGGTCAACGACATGACCGGCGGCGATCTGCGCATCGAAGTGCTGCCTGCGGGTGCGGTCGTGCCGGCCTTCGGCCTGCTTGATGCGGTCTCGCGCGGCACGCTCGACGGCGGCCACGGCGTGCTCGTCTATCACTACGGCAAGCAGACCGCACTCGCCCTCTGGGGCTCGGGCCCCGGCTTCGCGATGGACGCCAACATGCTGCTGTCCTGGCACAAATACGGCGGCGGCAAAGAGCTGCTCGCCAAGCTCTACGCCTCGATCGGTGCGAACGTCGTGTCGTTCCCGTACGGGCCGATGCCGACCCAGCCGCTCGGCTGGTTCAAGAAGCCGATCACGAAGATCGAAGACCTGCAGGGCCTCAAATACCGCACAGTCGGCATCTCGATCGACGTGTTCACCGCCCTGGGCGTTGCCGTCAACGCGCTGCCGGGCGGCGAAATCGTCTCGGCGATGGATCGCGGTCTGCTCGACGCAGCCGAGTTCAACAACGCTTCGTCCGACCGCGTTCTCGGCTTCGCCGACGTCTCGAAGATCTGCATGCTGCAGAGCTACCACCAGAACGCCGAGCAGTTCGAGATCATGTTCAACAAGGCGCGCTACGACGCCTTGCCCGAAAAGATGCGGGCGATCATCGACAACGCGGTCGAAGCGGCGTCGTCGGACATGTCGTGGAAGGCGGTCGATCGCTATTCGACCGACTATGCCGAGCTGCAGACCAAGGACCGTGTGCGCTTCTTCCGCACGCCCGATGCGGTCTTGAAGCGCCAGCTCGAGGTCTACGACGAGGTCGTGGCCAAGAAGGCGGCCGAAAATCCGCTGTTCAAGGAAATCCTCGAATCGCAGATCGCCTTCGCGCGCCGTGCGACGAAGTGGGAGCAGGACACGGTCGTCGGCCGCCGCATGGCCTACGACCACTATTTCGGCGCACGCGGCGTGCATCGCCGCGCCTAG
- a CDS encoding phytanoyl-CoA dioxygenase family protein, translating to MAIALETDFEAYVADGVAVVRGLVDAAMVARLAAAIDRAMATPAKRAIEFNAPGEAGRFFGDMFMWRRDADFRAAFFETQAAAIAGAAMQSGEVRLFYDQVFAKEPATPRTTPWHQDYPYWPVTGDQFCTVYVALDEIDAENGGVEYVAGSHRWGNDYRPAPFRAGGEDAQRYTNSPLAPGPDIENLRATLDIRRYALAPGDATIFHGRLVHGAPGNASPTRRRRTLALRFAGDDARWQTGINTFQALRKAGLKTGDPLSARPDLFPMLWQAGA from the coding sequence ATGGCGATCGCGCTGGAAACCGATTTCGAAGCCTACGTCGCCGACGGCGTTGCGGTTGTGCGCGGCTTGGTCGATGCGGCAATGGTGGCGCGGCTCGCCGCCGCGATCGATCGCGCGATGGCAACGCCTGCCAAACGCGCGATCGAGTTCAACGCGCCCGGCGAGGCCGGTCGGTTTTTCGGCGACATGTTCATGTGGCGGCGGGATGCCGATTTCCGCGCGGCGTTTTTCGAAACGCAGGCGGCCGCCATTGCGGGTGCTGCCATGCAATCGGGCGAGGTGCGCCTATTCTACGACCAAGTGTTCGCCAAAGAACCCGCCACACCGCGCACGACCCCGTGGCACCAGGACTATCCTTATTGGCCGGTAACGGGCGACCAGTTCTGCACGGTCTATGTGGCACTCGACGAGATCGATGCCGAGAATGGCGGCGTCGAATACGTGGCGGGCTCGCATCGCTGGGGCAACGACTATCGCCCGGCCCCGTTCCGCGCAGGCGGCGAAGACGCCCAGCGCTACACGAACTCCCCGCTCGCCCCCGGCCCCGACATCGAAAACTTGCGCGCCACTCTCGACATTCGCCGCTACGCGCTTGCCCCCGGCGACGCGACGATCTTCCACGGCCGCCTCGTACATGGGGCACCCGGCAATGCGAGCCCCACACGCCGGCGCCGCACGCTTGCCTTGCGCTTTGCGGGCGACGATGCGCGCTGGCAAACCGGCATCAACACGTTCCAGGCGTTGCGCAAAGCCGGCCTCAAAACCGGCGACCCTTTGAGTGCGCGCCCCGACCTGTTCCCGATGCTGTGGCAGGCCGGAGCCTAG
- a CDS encoding FAD-binding protein codes for MASMAQIKASNPVARDGAIAEIKALIGERLSTAGAVREQHGKGEAYHHSIPPDAVAFAESTDEVAAIVKICARHRLAVVPFGTGTSLEGHTAALHGGICIDLSRMNRILAVNAEDLDVRVQPGVTRKQLNDHLRDTGLFFPIDPGADASLGGMTATRASGTNAVRYGTMRENVLSLEVVLADGRVIRTARRARKSSAGYDLTRLFVGSEGTLGVITEVTLRLYGIPEASSVAMCTFATVKGAVDTTIATIQAGVPVARIELADGVQMGAIARYSKLDLAAVPTLWLEFHGTEASVAEQAGMVQAIAADNGGENFQWTTDPAERKRIWQARHDAAYAAKALRPGCQVWATDVCVPISRLADCIVETQKDLESTHLPAPIVGHVGDGNFHLAFVLDPTKPEEIAEANRINDRLVARALAMEGTCTGEHGVGYGKIDFLDDEHGAAVSVMRTLKKALDPDNIMNPGKVVRI; via the coding sequence ATGGCCAGCATGGCCCAAATCAAAGCTTCCAACCCGGTCGCGCGCGACGGCGCGATCGCCGAGATCAAAGCGCTGATCGGCGAGCGGCTCTCGACTGCAGGTGCCGTGCGCGAGCAGCACGGCAAGGGCGAGGCCTACCACCATTCGATCCCGCCCGATGCGGTGGCGTTCGCCGAATCGACCGATGAGGTCGCCGCGATCGTGAAGATCTGCGCGCGCCATCGGTTGGCGGTTGTGCCCTTCGGCACAGGCACGTCGCTCGAAGGCCATACGGCAGCACTGCACGGCGGCATTTGCATCGATCTCTCGCGCATGAACCGCATCCTTGCGGTCAATGCCGAGGATCTCGATGTGCGCGTGCAGCCGGGTGTCACGCGCAAGCAGCTCAACGACCATCTGCGCGACACCGGCCTGTTCTTCCCGATCGATCCGGGGGCCGACGCGTCGCTGGGTGGCATGACGGCCACGCGCGCTTCGGGCACCAACGCCGTGCGCTACGGCACGATGCGCGAGAACGTGCTGTCGCTCGAAGTGGTGCTGGCCGACGGGCGCGTGATCCGCACCGCACGGCGCGCGCGCAAATCGTCGGCGGGCTACGATCTCACGCGCCTGTTCGTGGGCTCGGAAGGCACGCTCGGCGTGATAACGGAAGTCACGCTGCGGCTCTACGGCATTCCCGAAGCCTCGAGCGTGGCGATGTGCACCTTCGCGACCGTGAAGGGTGCTGTCGACACCACCATCGCGACGATCCAGGCGGGCGTGCCGGTTGCGCGCATCGAGCTTGCCGACGGCGTGCAGATGGGCGCCATCGCGCGCTATTCGAAGCTCGATCTCGCGGCAGTCCCCACGCTGTGGCTCGAATTCCACGGCACGGAAGCGTCGGTTGCCGAGCAGGCCGGCATGGTGCAGGCGATCGCGGCCGACAATGGCGGCGAGAATTTCCAGTGGACGACCGATCCAGCCGAGCGCAAGCGCATCTGGCAGGCGCGCCACGACGCGGCCTACGCCGCCAAGGCATTGCGCCCGGGCTGCCAGGTGTGGGCGACCGACGTATGCGTGCCGATCTCGCGCTTGGCCGACTGCATCGTCGAAACGCAGAAGGATCTCGAAAGCACGCATCTTCCCGCCCCCATCGTGGGCCATGTCGGCGACGGCAATTTCCATCTGGCCTTCGTGCTCGATCCCACGAAGCCCGAAGAGATCGCCGAGGCCAACCGCATCAACGACCGCCTGGTTGCGCGCGCCCTCGCGATGGAAGGCACGTGCACGGGCGAACACGGGGTGGGCTACGGCAAGATCGACTTTCTCGACGACGAGCACGGGGCCGCCGTCTCGGTCATGCGCACGCTCAAAAAAGCGCTCGATCCCGACAACATCATGAATCCGGGCAAGGTCGTGCGGATCTAG